A window of the Tachyglossus aculeatus isolate mTacAcu1 chromosome 2, mTacAcu1.pri, whole genome shotgun sequence genome harbors these coding sequences:
- the LOC119943216 gene encoding olfactory receptor 52N2-like, which produces MLFPNSSSFTPTLFTLNGIPSLEALHAWLSLPFCSMYVIAVVGNCGLIYLICREEALHQPMYYFLAMLSSTDLAMCSCTVPRMLFLFWFNLREIDFSTCLIQMFFVHTITGMESGVLMLMALDRYVAICYPLRYSTILTNPIIVRIGLATFFRGAILVIPFTFLIKRLPFCHGHIIPHTYCDHMSVAKVSCGNIKVNAVYGLMVAILIGGFDILCISASYTAILRAVVSLSSAEAQHKAFNTCTAHIIAIIITYVPAFFSFFTHRFGGHTIPHHVHIIIANLYLVLPPMMNPVVYGVKTQQIRESVVRLFGGKRGP; this is translated from the coding sequence ATGTTATTTCCCAACAGCTCCAGCTTCACCCCAACCCTATTCACCCTGAATGGCATCCCAAGTCTGGAGGCCCTACAtgcctggctctccctccctttctgctccatGTATGTCATTGCCGTGGTGGGGAACTgtggactcatttacctcatctgtcgtgAGGAAGCACTGCACCAGCCCATGTACTATTTTCTGGCCATGCTGTCTTCCACAGACCTGGCCATGTGCAGCTGCACTGTGCCTAGAATGCTCTTTCTCTTCTGGTTCAATTTAAGGGAGATCGACTTCAGCACTTGCCTCATCCAGATGTTCTTTGTCCACACCATCACAGGGATGGAATCCGGGGTCCTCATGCTCATGGCCCTGgatcgctatgtggccatctgctacCCACTGAGATACTCCACCATCTTAACCAACCCCATTATTGTCAGGATTGGGCTGGCCACTTTCTTCAGGGGGGCCATACTGGTcattcccttcacttttctgatcAAGAGACTGCCCTTCTGCCATGGCCACATCATCCCCCATACCTACTGTGACCACATGTCTGTAGCCAAGGTTTCCTGTGGTAACATCAAGGTCAATGCTGTCTATGGGCTGATGGTTGCCATTCTTATTGGAGGATTTGACATCCTCTGTATATCTGCATCCTACACTGCGATTCTTAGGGCTGTGGTGAGCCTGTCTTCAGCAGAGGCACAGCACAAAGCCTTCAACACCTGTACTGCTCAcattattgccatcattatcacctatGTCCcagccttcttctccttcttcacccATCGCTTTGGGGGACACACCATCCCCCACCATGTGCACATcatcattgccaacttgtacctagTGCTGCCCCCAATGATGAACCCCGTTGTCTATGGGGTGAAGACTCAGCAGATTCGGGAATCTGTGGTCAGGCTGTTTGGTGGGAAAAGGGGGCCCTGA